The Streptomyces sp. NBC_00224 genome has a window encoding:
- a CDS encoding sensor histidine kinase has product MTDGPCHRRHRVAVDVAIAVAFVVLDTGATLIGLSWWPDHPGALAWVMLGAQALACASLAFRRVAPLAVVGVLGAFTLAVTLLNSPAGALTPATDTNVWAPYATMVAAYGPFFCRNDRRTAFLVLAAFTLVIMRPWEPSVTVMTNGLLRTAVGPLLALYFDARRRMVLALVERAERAERERHLLAEQARAEERARLAGEMHDVVTHRVSLMVLQAGALRVTAGDEATRQAAEELRAAGCQALEELRDLVGILRTAPEGDHTPSVAAFADLVAESVAVGTPTELIEDGDPALASPVVGRTAYRVLREALTNVRKHAPGARVTVRARYEETRVRITVHNTAPTGSPRSALAATGSGLGIEHLRRRIDLVQGTLRAGPAPDGGFSVEAMLPAYVPTPERAV; this is encoded by the coding sequence ATGACAGACGGACCGTGCCACCGTCGGCACCGGGTGGCCGTGGACGTGGCGATCGCGGTCGCCTTCGTCGTACTCGACACCGGCGCCACGCTGATCGGCCTCAGCTGGTGGCCGGACCACCCGGGCGCCCTCGCCTGGGTGATGCTGGGCGCGCAGGCGCTCGCCTGTGCCTCGCTGGCCTTCCGCCGCGTCGCCCCGCTCGCCGTCGTCGGGGTGCTCGGCGCGTTCACGCTCGCGGTGACGCTGCTGAACTCACCGGCCGGCGCGCTGACACCCGCCACCGACACGAACGTATGGGCCCCCTACGCGACCATGGTGGCCGCCTACGGCCCGTTCTTCTGCCGCAACGACCGCCGCACGGCGTTCCTCGTACTCGCCGCCTTCACCCTCGTCATCATGCGGCCCTGGGAGCCGTCGGTCACCGTCATGACGAACGGGTTGCTGCGCACCGCGGTCGGACCGCTGCTGGCTCTGTACTTCGACGCCCGCCGGCGGATGGTCCTGGCCCTGGTCGAACGCGCCGAGCGGGCCGAGCGGGAACGCCACCTGCTCGCCGAACAGGCCCGCGCCGAGGAGCGCGCCCGGCTCGCCGGGGAGATGCACGACGTCGTCACGCACCGGGTGAGCCTGATGGTGCTGCAGGCCGGAGCCCTGCGGGTGACAGCAGGGGACGAGGCGACCCGGCAGGCGGCGGAGGAACTGCGTGCCGCGGGCTGCCAGGCCCTGGAAGAACTGCGGGACCTGGTCGGCATTCTGCGCACCGCGCCCGAGGGCGACCACACGCCCTCGGTGGCGGCGTTCGCCGACCTGGTCGCCGAGTCCGTCGCGGTGGGCACACCGACAGAACTGATCGAGGACGGCGACCCGGCCCTCGCCTCACCGGTGGTCGGCCGCACCGCCTACCGCGTACTGCGCGAGGCGTTGACCAACGTACGCAAGCACGCGCCCGGCGCCCGGGTGACCGTACGGGCGCGGTACGAGGAGACGCGGGTGCGCATCACGGTCCACAACACGGCCCCGACGGGCAGCCCCCGCAGCGCCCTCGCGGCCACCGGCTCCGGCCTGGGCATCGAGCATCTGCGCCGACGCATCGATCTCGTCCAGGGCACACTGCGCGCGGGACCTGCCCCCGACGGCGGCTTCAGCGTCGAGGCAATGCTGCCCGCATACGTCCCGACGCCTGAACGGGCGGTATGA